In Streptomyces sclerotialus, the DNA window TCGTACGACAACGGCGTCCTGACGCTGCGCATCCCGGTCGCCGAGCAGGCCAAGCCCCGCCGGATCGAGATCAGCGGCGGCACGAGCGGGCCGCAGCAGATCCAGGGCTGAGGCGGAGAAGGCCGCAGCCGGAGGCGGACAGAGGGCGCCGCGCGGGCTCTCCGCGCGGCGCCCACGCGTGTCCGGAAGTCCGGTCCTAGGCCGTGCCCCGCGGTGCCAGCGCCGCCCAGCGGACGGTGACCTCGCCCAGGCGCCAGCGGCGCGGCCCGTCGGCCAGCGGCCAGCCCGCGGCGTGGAGCGCGGTGACCGACCGGATCCAGCGCTGGCGGGCGCCGAGCGCGCCGTACGGGGCGGCCGCCGCCCAGGCCCGGTCGAAGTCCCGCAGGAAGGCGTGCACCGGCTCGCCCGGCACATTGCGGTGGATCAGCGCCTTGGGAAGCCGTTCGGCCAGGTCGGAGGGGGTCTCCAGGGAACCGAGGCGGGCCGCGAAGGTGACCGTGCGCGGACCTTCGGGGCCGAGCGCCACCCAGACGTGCCGCCGCCCGATCTCGTCGCAGGTGCCCTCCACCAGCAGCCCGTCCGGCGCCAGCCGCGCGCACAGCCGCGCCCAGACCTCGGCCACCTCGGCCTCCCCGTACTGCCGCAGCACGTTCGCCGCCCGGATGAGCGCGGGGGCGCGGCCCGGTGCGCCCGGCAGCGGCACCTCGAAGCCGCCGTGCAGGAAGACCAGCCCGTCCCGCTCGTACGGCCGGGCCGCCGCGACCCGCTCCGGATCGATCTCGACCCCCACCACCGCCGCGTCCCCGCGCGCCGTCCGCAGCCGGTCCAGCAGCTCCACGGCCGTCCAGGGCGCGGCCCCGTAACCGAGGTCGACGGCGACCGGATCGGCGGTACGGCGCAGCTGCGGGCCGTGCGTGGCCGCGATCCAGCGGTCCATGCGGCGCAACCGGTTGGGGTTGGTGGTCCCGCGGGTGGCGTTCCCGACCGGGCGTGCGGAGGGGGACGGGGAGGAGCTGCGGGCCATGACATGACTTTATGTGCTGCGCGGCGGGCCCCGGACCGATGCCCACGAGGGTCACGCTTTGGCAAAGAGGGCGGGGTGCGGCGCCTGGCGGGAAATGGCTCGGGCGACTCCGTTGTTGGCCGGTTGAGAGGCGCTCTTGCGCCGGATTTCTGCCGGATTTTGGGAGGTAGCTCGCAGTGAGCCAATACGTGTCCCGGCTCCGCGGCCGTCCCCAGAGCCAGTTCGCCGGCCCCGCCCGGCTGCGGCTGGGGGGCTCCCGCAAGCCGCGCCGGGTGGCGATGCTGAGCGTGCACACCTCCCCGCTGCACCAGCCCGGCACGGGCGACGCGGGCGGCATGAACGTCTACATCGTCGAGCTGGCCAGGAAGCTCGCCTCGCTCAACATCGAGGTCGAGATATTCACCCGCGCCACCAACGGCACCCTGCCGCCCTCCGTCGAGCTGGCGCCCGGCGTCCTCGTACGCCACGTGGACGCCGGCCCGTACGAGGGGCTGAACAAGGAGGACCTGCCCGCCCAGCTGTGCGCCTTCACGCACGGCGTCATGCAGGCCTGGGCCGGTCACCGCCCCGGCTACTACGACCTGGTCCACTCGCACTACTGGCTCTCCGGCCACGTCGGCTGGCTCGCCGCCGAGCGCTGGGGCGTGCCGCTCGTGCACGCCATGCACACCATGGCCAAGGTCAAGAACGCCGCGCTGGCGGAGGGCGACACCCCCGAACCGGCAGCGCGCGTCATCGGCGAGACCCAGATCGTGCGCGCCTCTGACCGGCTGATCGCCAACACCGCCGAGGAGGCCGGCGAGCTGGTCCGGCACTACGAGGCCGAGCCCGGCAAGGTCGCCGTCGTGCACCCGGGCGTCAACCTCGACCGCTTCCGCCCGGCGAGCGGCACGGCCGGCAGCGAGGTCGCGGACGAGCGGGCGGCGGCCCGGGAGCGCCTCGGCCTGCCCCAGCACGCGCTGATCCCCTTGTTCGCCGGCCGCATCCAGCCCCTGAAGGCCCCCGACATCCTGCTGCGGGCCGTCGCGGTACTGCTCGACCAGGACCCTTCGCTGCGTTCGCGGATCGTCGTCCCCGTCGTCGGCGGGCCCAGCGGCAGCGGCCTGGCCAAGCCCGAGGGCCTGCAGAAGCTCGCGGCGCGGCTCGGCATCGCCGACGTCGTACGGTTCCGGCCGCCGGTCGGCCAGGACCAGCTGGCCGACTGGTACCGCGCGGCCAGCGTGCTGGTCATGCCCTCGTACAGCGAGTCCTTCGGGCTGGTGGCCATCGAGGCCGAGGCGTGCGGCACCCCGGTGATCGCCGCGTCGGTGGGCGGCCTGCCGGTCGCCGTGAAGGACGGCGTCAGCGGCTTCCTCGTCGACGGCCACGACCCGGCGGACTACGCCCGCGCGCTGCGCCGGTTCGCCGACGACCCCTCGCTCACGCTGCGGATGGGCGCGGCGGCCGCGCGGCACGCCGCCTCCTTCGGCTGGGACGCGGCGGCCTCCGCGACGGCCGACGTGTACACCGCCGCGATGCAGGAGCGGCGCCGTCGCCTACGATCACCGCATGGCTGAGGACAGCAGGGCCGCGGACGCGCGGCAGGTCGTCGAGGAGACACTGAACGACGCCGGGCTGGAGTGGGAGTCACCGGCGGAGGGCAGTTACGTCGTCAAGCTGCCCGGCACCCGCAAGCTCTCCACCACCTGCTCGCTGCTGGTCGGCCGGCACTCCCTGTCGGTCAACGCGTTCGTCGTCCGCCGCCCGGACGAGAACCACGAAGCGGTCCACCGCTGGCTGCTGGAGCGCAACACCCGGCTGTACGGCGTGAGTTACGCGGTCGACAAGCTCGGCGACGTGTACCTGGTCGGCAAGCTGCCGCTGGCGGCCGTCACCCCCGAGGAGCTGGACCGCATCCTCGGCACGGTCCTGGAGAACGCCGACGGCTCCTTCAACACCCTGCTGGAGATGGGCTTCGCCTCCGCGATCCGCAAGGAGTACGAGTGGCGGGTCGCGCGCGGCGAGTCCACCCGTAACCTCGAGGCGTTCGCCCATCTGACCGGCCGAGACAAGTAGCACTTTCCGGCCCATTTCGCGGTCACCCTTCCCGGCTCTTCCACCGCCCGGCGGGCGCGTGCCATGCTCGCGGCCTCCTCTCCCATGCACCTCTTCACCTGCATGAAGGGCGGCCCCATGGACATCAGCAGGCGCACCCTGCTGGGCAGCGCGACCGCCGCGGCGGCGGCCGCGGCGCTGCCCGCTCTCCCGGCCTCGGCGGCCGGCCACGACACGGCTCTCTGGAACGAGTTCACCGCCCGGCCCTTCACGCATCCGCAGATCCCGTACGTCGGCCTGGCCGGCTGCCGGCGCGGCCCCCGGGCCGCCGGCCAGGGGCCCGTCATCGACGCCGTACGCGACCACGGCGCCCGCGCGGACGGCAGGACGGATTCGGCCCCTGCCATCAACCGCGCCCTGGAGGCCGCGGGCCGCCGCGGCGGCGGCACCGTCACCCTGCCGCCCGGCACCTTCCGCATCGACGACGTGATCCGCATCGGCCGCGACGGCGTCGTGCTGCGCGGCGCCGGCAGCGGCCGGACGAAGCTGCTCGCCACCAAGCACCTCACCGAGCTGATCGGCCCGTACGGCAGCCGGTACGGCGGCGACAAGTCCGCCTGGTCCTGGACCGGCGGCCTCATCTGGCTCTGCCCCACGGCCCGGTACGACTCCCTCGTCGCGGCGATCAGGAAGAAGCAATGGCCGTTCGAGGGCTGGACGGGCAACCGGCGCGACGAGTGGCGCCCGCTCACCGCCGTACGCCCGGCGCGCCGCGGTGACCGGACGGTGACGGTCGCCGACACCTCGCGCCTGCGCCCCGGAGCCCTCGTCCTCCTCCAGCTGGCCGACGACAAGGACCACACCCTCCTCCAGCACATGGCGGGCGGCGGTCCAGGGCCCGCCTCGTACACCTGGGACGGCAGGGAGAAGCTCAACAGCTTCGTCCCGTACGAGTGGCCCGTACGCATCGTCCGTATCAAGGGGCGCGGGGTGACCTTGGAGCGCCCGCTGCCCCTCGACGTGCGTCCGGAGTGGACCCCGCGGCTCACCACGCACGTACCCGCGCTCACCGGCGCCGGGGTCGAGGGCCTGACGATCGAGGCGGTCGAGACGCCGCAGTCATTGCACCTCCAGGACAAGGGCTACAACGGCGTCCTCCTGCAGTGCGCGTACGACTGCTGGGTACGGGACGTCGTCGCACGCCACGTCGACAACGGTTTCGGGCTGACCGCCTCGTCCTCCTGCACGATCAGCGACACCCGTGTCGCGGGCCGCGGGTCCCACCATCCGTACTACTGCCGCGAGGGCGCGCACGATAACCTCTTCGAGGACTTCGTGATCGAGCGGCGCAGCGTCCCCGCGCCGCCCGGCACCATCCTGCACGGCATCAACGTCGAGAACCTGTCCAGCTACAACGTCTGGTCGCGCGGCCGCATGGAGATGGGCACGTTCGACTCCCACCGGGGCATGCCGTTCGCCAACGTCCGTACCGACATCGTCATCGACAACACCGGCGAGCACGGCGGCGACCTGCGTGCGGGGCCGCTCTTCGGGGCCCGCTTCACGCACTGGAACGTCCGCGTCACGAACGGGCGGGCCGGCATGGTGAAGATCGACGGCCTGGCCCCGTACAGCGTCACCGCCGGCATCTCGAAGGTCCGCGAGTTCGGCCAGATCGACCAACCGGACTTCACGGGCGACCTGCACAGCAGGCTCGTCGCCTACGGCCGCCCCGGATCGGTCAGGCCACGGAACCTGTACGAGGCACAGCGCCGGCTGCGTCCGTGAGGGGGGCCGGGGCCGCGGCCCGCGCGCGGTCCTCGGCGTTCATCCGCCGTAGCAGCAGCCCGTAGCCGAGTGCGGCCACCGTGCCGACGGCCGCGCAGCCGGTCCACAGGGCCTCCGGGCCGTACCGGTCGATGACGGTCCCGCCGAGCAGCGGGGCCGCCAGCGCGGCCACCGACCAGGACAGTGCGTACATGCCCTGGTAGCGGCCCCGGCCGTGGAGGGGGGAGAGGCGGACCACCAGCCCCATCTGGGTGGGCGAGTTGATGATCTCGCCGAGCGTCCAGACGGCGACCGTCACCGCGAACAGCGCCACCGAACCGGCGAACGCGGTCAGCCCGAACCCGTACCCGGTCAGCAGCGCCGAGCCGATCAGCAGCGCCGCCGGGCTGCGGTGCTCGATGAAGCGGGTCACCGGGATCTGCAGCAGTACGATCAGCACGCCGTTCGTGGCGATCACCAGCCCGAAGTCCGAGCTGCTGAAGCCCGCCTGACCCATGGTCACCGGCAGCGACACGTACGCCTGCTGGAAGAGCAGCGCGAGCAGCAGATTCAGCCCGACGACGGTCATGAAACGCCCGTCCCGCAGCACGCTCGTCATCGACACGGGCCGTACCGGCTCCTGCGCAGTGCTGCCTTCCGATGTCCTTTCACTCGGCCGGGACTCGGGCAGCTTCACGAACACCACCACCGCGCAGGCCAGCACCAGCGCCGCCTCACCGAGGAAGAGCAGCAGATAGCCGTACTGGGCGAGCAGCCCGGCCAGCGACGAGGAGATCGCGAAGCCCATGTTCAGCGCCCAGTAGTTCAAGGCGAAGGCCCGCACCCGGTCCTCCGGCGCGACGATGTCCGCCATCATCGCCTGCACCGCGGGCCGTGAGCCGTTGGTCGCCATGCCCACCACGCAGGCCACCACCGCGATGGCCACCGGGTCCGTCATGAAGCCCAGCAGCGCCACCGAGACCGCGGTCGCCAGCTGGGCGATCAGCATCGTGGGCCGCCGCCCGAGCCGGTCGGTCGCCACCCCCGCCACCACGGACGAGACGACGCCGCCCAGCCCGTACAGCGCGCCGACCAGTCCCGCGTACGAGGCCGAGTACCCGCGCTCGACCGTGAGGTACAGCGCCAGGAAGGTCGCGACGAACGCGCCCAGCCGGTTGATCAGCGTGCTCGTCCACAGCCACCAGAACTGCCGTGGCAACCCCGCCACACTCGCGACGACCGCCTGTCTCACGCTGTCTCCCCCGCCCGCACCCATGTAAGTGGCACACCCACGAAGGAGAACCTACATATCCAGGTCACACCCGGCCACTGGATTAACACGAACCGTCAAACGTCACCGCCCCGGCACAGACGAGCGCCCGCGTGTCCACAGGCCGGGCCCCTGCCGGAACGGCCCCCCTCTTCGATTACGCTCAAAGGCATGGCCGACGCACCGTACAAGCTCATCCTCCTCCGCCACGGCGAGAGCGAGTGGAACGCGAAGAACCTGTTCACCGGCTGGGTGGACGTCAACCTGAACGAGAAGGGCGAGAAGGAGGCGGTCCGCGGCGGTGAGCTGCTCAAGGACGCCGGCCTGCTCCCCGACGTCGTGCACACCTCCCTCCAGAAGCGCGCCATCCGCACCGCGCAGCTGGCCCTGGAGGCCGCCGACCGGCACTGGATCCCGGTCCACCGCAGCTGGCGCCTGAACGAGCGCCACTACGGCGCGCTGCAGGGCAAGGACAAGGCCCAGACCCTCGCCGAGTTCGGCGAGGAGCAGTTCATGAAGTGGCGCCGGTCCTACGACACCCCGCCGCCCGCGCTGGACCGCGACGCCGAGTACTCCCAGTTCTCCGATGCCCGCTACGCCGTCATCCCGCCGGAGCTGCGCCCGCAGACCGAGTGCCTGAAGGACGTCGTCATCCGGATGCTGCCGTACTGGTTCGACAGCATCGTCCCGGACCTCCTCACCGGCCGCACCGTCCTGGTCGCCGCCCACGGCAACAGCCTCCGCGCCCTGGTGAAGCACCTCGACGGCATCTCCGACGAGGACATCGCCGGCCTGAACATCCCCACCGGCATCCCGCTCACCTACGAGCTCGACGCCGACTTCAAGCCCCTCAACCCGGGCGGCACCTACCTCGACCCGGAAGCCGCCAAGGCCGCCATCGAGGCAGTGAAGAACCAGGGCAAGAAGAAGTAAGCCCGCAGCGTCTCCGCAACGACGAGCCCCCTGCCTGCGGTTTCCCGCGGGCAGGGGGCTCGGTGCCGTGAGGGGCGGGTCAGCCGCAGCTGCCGCCGCACTGGCAGGGACCGCCCGACTGGCAGCCGCAGCTGCAGCCGGGGCCGCAGGAGCAGCCGTTGGCCGTGTCGGGCGCGGGGGTGGTGGAAACAGACGAGTGGGGCATGAAGTGCCTCCTGGTTGGCAGCCATGAGGGAGGTTCCTT includes these proteins:
- a CDS encoding methylase, which produces MARSSSPSPSARPVGNATRGTTNPNRLRRMDRWIAATHGPQLRRTADPVAVDLGYGAAPWTAVELLDRLRTARGDAAVVGVEIDPERVAAARPYERDGLVFLHGGFEVPLPGAPGRAPALIRAANVLRQYGEAEVAEVWARLCARLAPDGLLVEGTCDEIGRRHVWVALGPEGPRTVTFAARLGSLETPSDLAERLPKALIHRNVPGEPVHAFLRDFDRAWAAAAPYGALGARQRWIRSVTALHAAGWPLADGPRRWRLGEVTVRWAALAPRGTA
- the mshA gene encoding D-inositol-3-phosphate glycosyltransferase is translated as MSQYVSRLRGRPQSQFAGPARLRLGGSRKPRRVAMLSVHTSPLHQPGTGDAGGMNVYIVELARKLASLNIEVEIFTRATNGTLPPSVELAPGVLVRHVDAGPYEGLNKEDLPAQLCAFTHGVMQAWAGHRPGYYDLVHSHYWLSGHVGWLAAERWGVPLVHAMHTMAKVKNAALAEGDTPEPAARVIGETQIVRASDRLIANTAEEAGELVRHYEAEPGKVAVVHPGVNLDRFRPASGTAGSEVADERAAARERLGLPQHALIPLFAGRIQPLKAPDILLRAVAVLLDQDPSLRSRIVVPVVGGPSGSGLAKPEGLQKLAARLGIADVVRFRPPVGQDQLADWYRAASVLVMPSYSESFGLVAIEAEACGTPVIAASVGGLPVAVKDGVSGFLVDGHDPADYARALRRFADDPSLTLRMGAAAARHAASFGWDAAASATADVYTAAMQERRRRLRSPHG
- a CDS encoding YbjN domain-containing protein, giving the protein MAEDSRAADARQVVEETLNDAGLEWESPAEGSYVVKLPGTRKLSTTCSLLVGRHSLSVNAFVVRRPDENHEAVHRWLLERNTRLYGVSYAVDKLGDVYLVGKLPLAAVTPEELDRILGTVLENADGSFNTLLEMGFASAIRKEYEWRVARGESTRNLEAFAHLTGRDK
- a CDS encoding glycosyl hydrolase family 28-related protein; its protein translation is MDISRRTLLGSATAAAAAAALPALPASAAGHDTALWNEFTARPFTHPQIPYVGLAGCRRGPRAAGQGPVIDAVRDHGARADGRTDSAPAINRALEAAGRRGGGTVTLPPGTFRIDDVIRIGRDGVVLRGAGSGRTKLLATKHLTELIGPYGSRYGGDKSAWSWTGGLIWLCPTARYDSLVAAIRKKQWPFEGWTGNRRDEWRPLTAVRPARRGDRTVTVADTSRLRPGALVLLQLADDKDHTLLQHMAGGGPGPASYTWDGREKLNSFVPYEWPVRIVRIKGRGVTLERPLPLDVRPEWTPRLTTHVPALTGAGVEGLTIEAVETPQSLHLQDKGYNGVLLQCAYDCWVRDVVARHVDNGFGLTASSSCTISDTRVAGRGSHHPYYCREGAHDNLFEDFVIERRSVPAPPGTILHGINVENLSSYNVWSRGRMEMGTFDSHRGMPFANVRTDIVIDNTGEHGGDLRAGPLFGARFTHWNVRVTNGRAGMVKIDGLAPYSVTAGISKVREFGQIDQPDFTGDLHSRLVAYGRPGSVRPRNLYEAQRRLRP
- a CDS encoding MDR family MFS transporter; protein product: MGAGGGDSVRQAVVASVAGLPRQFWWLWTSTLINRLGAFVATFLALYLTVERGYSASYAGLVGALYGLGGVVSSVVAGVATDRLGRRPTMLIAQLATAVSVALLGFMTDPVAIAVVACVVGMATNGSRPAVQAMMADIVAPEDRVRAFALNYWALNMGFAISSSLAGLLAQYGYLLLFLGEAALVLACAVVVFVKLPESRPSERTSEGSTAQEPVRPVSMTSVLRDGRFMTVVGLNLLLALLFQQAYVSLPVTMGQAGFSSSDFGLVIATNGVLIVLLQIPVTRFIEHRSPAALLIGSALLTGYGFGLTAFAGSVALFAVTVAVWTLGEIINSPTQMGLVVRLSPLHGRGRYQGMYALSWSVAALAAPLLGGTVIDRYGPEALWTGCAAVGTVAALGYGLLLRRMNAEDRARAAAPAPLTDAAGAVPRTGSVA
- a CDS encoding phosphoglyceromutase — translated: MADAPYKLILLRHGESEWNAKNLFTGWVDVNLNEKGEKEAVRGGELLKDAGLLPDVVHTSLQKRAIRTAQLALEAADRHWIPVHRSWRLNERHYGALQGKDKAQTLAEFGEEQFMKWRRSYDTPPPALDRDAEYSQFSDARYAVIPPELRPQTECLKDVVIRMLPYWFDSIVPDLLTGRTVLVAAHGNSLRALVKHLDGISDEDIAGLNIPTGIPLTYELDADFKPLNPGGTYLDPEAAKAAIEAVKNQGKKK